The following nucleotide sequence is from Populus trichocarpa isolate Nisqually-1 chromosome 11, P.trichocarpa_v4.1, whole genome shotgun sequence.
TATTTTATAGGGTAACACTCCATATGAGAAAGAATTTAGAACCATAATTCCATTCACCTTGAGTTGACATTTTGAAGCTTTATGTTTTCCTGGACTTCATTTTGCACATTTGGTTTGTGTGACTGTCCCTTGGTCATGAATTAATATTTTCGCATGTAAGAACAAAAGAAGTAAGATGCTCTAGCTATTGAAGGTCTACATGTGTTTGGAGAGTTTAAGCCAACTGAAACAGCAAGGGTTATTTCTTGTTTGAGCTGCCAATCAATAATTGCATGGTTTGTTTGAGTGGAAgaaaatgtcattttttttccttttgctcGTCATTTGACTTTCAGATCTTATCGTTATCAATCATTTTCCAACACAGCTccaatgaactttttttttttgtctgtttaTATCATGGCTTAGGTTGAAATAGATGGACAGGTTCTTGGGAAGGGGATTGGGTCGACATGGGATGAAGCTAAGATGCAGGTATGTATTGTTTCATATTCAGAATCATCTTTTGTGGGAccagaatttatattttttattaaatctttatatatctttatttcATCTGGCTGAGCACTCAAACATTCTTTTCCCAGGCTGCCGAAAAGGCCCTTGGAAGTCTAAGAACAATGTTCGGTCAATATACACAGAAACGACAGGGTTCCCCTAGGTTTGTGATTTTGTGATTGCTTATTCTTCTCATTTGAATATTAGTTGCGTGCTACCTCAATATACTTTATCTTAACAGGCACTATTCCATTCACTATTAATCTCCACCACCTGGCATGAATGATGGTTTTTTTCGCTAACTGCTGTTATGGCTCTGcactacaaaattaaaaactaataagaAAGTTGACATGTATAAACAGTAGACATTGCAGCTTTGTCCTTAAAGTTCCATGGTTTACTTGTCTTCCCAAATCCTCATTGAATAATGAGTAGTCTCCTTATCATCTCTTTTGTTTCGATTTACTAGCTCAAAGATAGTTTGTGCGGGGAGCATGGATTTCCagcttgtattttattttctgtttttatttcttatttcttattttatattttttataatgttttaggCCAATGCAAGGGATGCCAAATAAACGTCTAAAGCAAGAGTTTCCGCGAGTTCTGCAGCGCATGCCCCCTTCTGCTAGATATCACAAGAATGCTCCTCCTGTTCCTTGAAGACCATACAGTACCTCCTTTTTCCCACTGTGTTGTAATAAATGCCGATTGTTTGATCCCGAGCCACCAGTTGAATCAATGGTTAAGTCTTTTGCGATGTGTAACATGAATCCAAGAAGAGCCCCCCCCACCTGACCAAATCTTATTGCAGAGTTTTTTCGAAGTGACTGCAATTCTGTGATGTTCATATATTTGTGATTTCCAGCTGCTTTTGTCTCAACTCTCCGCGTCAAAATGCACAGAAGACTTGTGCATCAAGAAGGGCAAGGGCTACAAAGACCCGATCACTGCTGGGCAGTCGATGCTGCCATTGCCTTGGGAGAAGTCACTAGGTCCGGACTGTTTATGATGTGTGCATGTTTAACCGAAGTAAGAAATTGATGATGGAGAGTGGTTTCTGGCTACATGCTCAAAGTCTCGGAACATACTTACCATTGAcagtgttgatgtaaaaaatctAACAAGTCAGTTTATGTTGGCTCTCTCCACCTTACTGGATAAGTTCGATCTTGAGTTTAACCTAATAAGCAAACGTAACAGCTTCATTTGTTTAAATGGGTTTAAATTTGTCATTCTCTCGTTCATTTCTGTCCCCTGGTGATTTTGTGGAAACAGTTCTAGTCACCTTTAATTGACCTGGTTATCTTGTTCCAAAACAAACTGGAACAGATTTAATCTCTCTAAGAATCTTGGCTTCTTATGGAAAGTCCTTCCAAATTCCGGCAAGAAAGTTCaagttttgttcttgtttttttttaatttaatattgtttagtTTTACAGAatctaattattaaattgagtgagttttttttatctattgttatatataaaattttaatattgttacatttattttatacattattatatctcatgttaaaattttagtgTAATTgctgttaatatttttataattttgttcagaaaagttattttattatgtttttttaaaataaatattttttttaatttcatctttcaacaataaatttatcaaattttattattattattattattattattatttatatacacttgcatacttaaatattttaaaataaatataatgcaGACCCGCAGCACGTAGCGCAGCAAAGTATAGAGCTCCACTATTTGTCAACCGAAAAAaccatgaaagaaaaggaggcaTGACCTTTAGCCCACTGATGAGATACCTTACTACTTTGACGTCTGCGTTAAGTTAagaaaacaacgtcgttttcgGGAGCCAGCCACcaaatcttttatttgtttttttcacttaaagacagtaaaagtaaaagtaaaagtaaaagtaaaattgTTTCGTTTCGTTTCCTCTCATTTCTGTCGAGACGACGTCACCAGCAGTATATAAAtagtcaaaaagaaaaaggcaaggCGAGCGAACTGCATCTCTTCAAAGTCACCACCTTGGCCTGGTTTGGCTTGGCTAACacacagagagagaaagaatcCAAAATCTTACAAAAGAAACAAACCTGTGCTTATTTCTAGAGAGATAAATTCTTTGATTTCCtactttttagagagagaaacacaAAACCAGTAAAATGGCTGCCTTTGATGCATTTGAAGACATTCAACCTTCAAATCACACACCTTTCGATGAAGTAGACGATGAGAGCTACTCCAACTTCAGCTCTTACTCCACCGCCGCTGCCGCTCCCGGTGAGTTCTCCGGAGGAGGTGTGTCCGTCGATCACGTCAGTGCTTCTCCTGATGTGTTCGGGTTCGGATCTAATGCGGATCCCGGTTATCCTCATCAGAGTCCGTTCGGGTCGGTACATGTTGAGAACGGGAATGGTAGTAATGGATATAATGGAGCGGACGATGGCTTCTTTGTGAGTGATGGACCGATCCTTCCTCCGCCTACTGAAATGGAGCCTGAAGAGGGTTTCGCTCTTCGCGAGTGGCGTCGGTGAGATATATTTTTTCGTTagttaatttgattgttttatttccttttagaTCTGTTGGTTTCTTTACATATAGCAGAGGAAGTGAATTGATTGATCTGTTAATAGCAAGTGATTAGCTTCAGACTTTAGTGTTAATTTGTAACTTAGTTTGCGCGTTAGGTTATATATACTTTGATATTGGAGTTATAAGGAAGTGGATTCCGGTACTGATCTTGGTGGTCCATGCTTGGAATTGGTGATTTCAAGTTGAGCTGCGTGGAATTGAATTGTGGGAAAGAATACTGCTTGAATCTATATTTCAGCTGAGCTTTGACTTTCCAGTTCCGATTTAGTCAGTTGTTTGGTCCTGATGTATGTATGGGATTTTGTTTTGGTGCATATTGTACCGGGTTTGGTGTTTCACTATTGACTGTTAGTTGACTGATTTGTTTTAGGATGAGAGCTTGATTTAATGCCATCTTTTAGATGCTATTAGCAAGTAGGGGCAATATACGACAAATCTGGTACCAATTTTGGTGTACTAATCTCTGCTTGCAATTATGTCTTGTGAGATTGACACTGCAGTTTTATGCCTAGGGATTTTGGAATTTGGATCtgtagttttatattttgagcTTTGAGGAATTGTCCGAGTGGTAAGTGCTTTATGCCTCAGTGCTATCAGATAATGAATTGTGAGAGTTTGCTAGTTGAATCAATTGGAATTGAGTTGTGGCTATGTTAGCTATTTGAATTGAGCGTTGATGGATCATTTACGATTACTCAACTTTTTTATCATAGCCTATGCATTTATTGAGGTGCCAATTTTGGTTATTTTGACAATTCTCTATGGAAGCACTTGGGATTATACAAACTGGACAGTTTACTTATTTTAGGATTTTGTTTGTAGATTTCTGAGAGCATTCCTATATCTGTGTAGTTATTCACTCTGTTGAATGGGCTGAAGCATGGTTGTAAACTACAAATTACCAGATGGTATGTTAGCTGCTTTGGCAAGTCATTTATAGTGGAAGGTTGATGTGAAGATGGAAAGAAATCTTCACTTGTTTCTCGTTGTTTGTCACATCTACCTGATTCAGGTATCAAACATGTTTCTTTGCAAATATCCAGTGAAGAGGGATTCAATCCCTGGCATATCGAAGTATTGCTGGGGGTCTGCTATGAATTTGTCatgaaattatagaaatttTGAAAGATTCATAAGCATATAATATGCTTTGGAGAGATCAATCGTCTCTTAAGTTTCTGTGATGATGCATGTCTTGTCAACACTCCTAATATACAGTAATTTGTTATTCCAAAAAGGAATTAGTAACATATCATCGGCATGTAAATTCACATCTCTCTTGGAAGTTTCTGTTCATCAAGATTTATCACCTGTTTGGGTTGGGCAGTCAAGAATATCCATTAATATTGTTATTCCTGTAGGGACCACTCACTGTTCAGAAAATGATAGGTGCATGTGTGTTCATAATTCTCCAGAACCTTTCTGCTTATCCAATTTATGACCTGTTTTGAGTTTTGCAGTCAAAATGCCATGCATCTTgaggaaaaagagaagagagagaaggacATGAGGAAACAGATAATTGAAGAAGGGGAGGAGTATATACGTGGTTTCTATGAGAAGAGGAAGCTCAATATTGAGACCAACATAGCGACTAACAGAGAAAGGGAGAAGGTAATTGTTTCAAAGAGTTTTGGATCTGCTAGGTTTTTATGTATATACCATTTTCCATATTTTGATGATGAGTATCTGTATTGGAACAGTTGTACTTCGCCAATCAAGAGAAATTCCACAAAGAGGCAGACAAACAGTACTGGAAAGCAATAGCGGAGCTTATTCCTCGCGAGGTTCCTAATATTGAGAAGAAGAGAGGCAAGAAGGATAAGGATCAAGATAAGATGCCATCAATTACCGTAATCCAGGGCCCAAAGCCTGGAAAACCCACTGATCTTTCAAGGTTGCGCCATTTACTTGTTAAGCTGAAGCACACACCCCCACCACATATGATTCCACCCCCACCTCCTCTAAAAGATGCCAAAGATGGGAAGGAAGGAAAAGATGCAACAGCAGGTGCAACTGTGTCAGGAACAAAGGGGGAGGCTGCTCCAGTTGCCAAAGAAGCCACTGCAAATGGTTCCTCCAACACGCCCAAAGAAGATGTCGCTGCTGCCAATGCCCAGCCTGTCGCAGAACCAGAGTCAACACCAGCTGCCTAATCCCTCACATCTCTCTCTTTCCACAGTTGTTCAGCTCTATATTCTTTTGTATCAtctttatcaaggttttattttgttgttcgGCGTCTCTCCCGTCGTTGACCACATAATGACCAGGTATGGAGGCTCGTCCGGCTTTATTCTCTTTTTTGggcatatatatattatatggaCCGAGATTTgaaatgggttttgttttatcaaaatttaattttttttttttatgttttcatgttgttttgatcttgatatgttgattttaaaaataatattattttcatgtatttttttaaaaatatatattttgaaccGCAACtgttatcatagttttttttgctgATTCCaggtttctaaaaaaattagagcatTGCTAAGAGTTTTTAGGCTCGGAAACCATGATATTCAGCATAGATGGGAAATGGCAAGGGGAAATTAATTAAGCTTGTCATGCTGTGATAATGAAACCAAACCGACCAGCACCAGGAAGAAGATGCTACTGCCGAATTGTTCTTTGATATATAAACCTTGAAGCGTTGAAGTGTCTCAGGTCGGGTCCcaaaagtaaatttattttaattacaaaattaaataaattatttatgattataaaaaataagttaaaaaaaatgcatgccaGTTCATTCAGGGAATAAACCAACAGTTATATCAGCACTGCTAGTTGAACCGAAGCCTGGCAAGCTCACCATCCTATTCAGTTCTATAGTAAGAGTAAAAAACTCTCATCGCTCTcgaatcaagaaaaataaaaatcatataattgcATGTTGAACACATTTGCAACAACAAAACAACTTTGCCACCTCAATTGGGCATCGAGTATGATCATCTTCCTAGAAATGAACTGTGTGTGTGAACCTATAACTGAACACTGATAGAGTAATGAAATACGTGTGCCCTAGTAACTAGTTCCTGTTGTTCTCCACCTCGGACATTATGATGCTTAATAGCAAATACTAGATTATACTTCATCTGGGGGTCACCTCAGTGATTCTAACTGGAACTGAGCTCATCTGGAAGCAAGTAGAGTCGGCATAAGATCCTTTCATGGAAGAAGGCCCCCCACTGGGACTGTCTGAATCTTGGAAGAAACCTGGAGCAGTTAGTTCCTTGTCATTTAGCTGGATTTGCCTCGAGAGCATGTCAACTACCTGGGTCATGATTGGCCTTCGGTTTGCCGCTGATTGGGTGCAGAAAAAAGCTACTTTTATGTACCTAATGACTTCCTCCTCGGGAAACTCTCCCATCTCTGGATCCACAAGTTCCAAGTGTTTCCCTTCTTCGTGAAGCTGCCACGCCTACAGAACAGGCATGAGTCATCAAACAGTTCAGGATTGCTAATGAACAATATCAGATCCAGCAAGGAAAATTAGGCTTCATTCAATATAGCTCTCTTCCTATTCCAGAGCTTATTGCTGTTTTTGACATTCAAATTAATCCACTATATCTTATGAAAAGGCATATTGATTATTCTGAGCAGAAATGTAAAATTTCTGATGTTGATCTGTTACCTACGTAATCATGAGGAAAATATTCTACTTCCTGAACAATAACCAGGAGATACAACAAGAAACAGAAGATGGAAGTTACAAAATGAATCCATACTATGAAAAGCTCCAACATTCTGGTGATCATAATGgcaatataaaatatgattttgaaagCTACGAGGAAGTATATTTGAAGATTGCAGAAGTAAAATCGACGTACCCATTCTAAGAGTAACTTCTGCGTCCCTCCCCAGCTTGGCTTTGCACTACTTCTGCCACTAACTATTTCAAGGATAAGGACCCCAAAGCTGTATACATCAGCCTTCATTGTTAACTGACCACCCAATGCATATTCTGGTGCCAAATAACCACTgcataagaaaaaacagaacaagGTGATGCTTATCTGGTTTCCCTTGCAACACAGAACTTACAGAGAAACCACAGGGCCAAAATCAGAATGAACGAGTAATGACACTCCAACTAGGAAACAGACaggtaaacaaaattaaagaataagaaaCACATGAAAGGTTTATTTCATGAAGTGAAACTGAAGAGCCTGTCAGTACTATAGATCTAGGAAcaacctttcttttcttttaagaaatgtATTTCAAAGTTCCAACAATGAAGAGATTGATTTTGACCCAGGGTCTGATAGAAACTATATATGGGATTGTTGATGGCTTCAAAAAATGAATTGCATCTAATTCTCAGATGATTTTTAACTAGTCAGAAATTATTCTGCATGATCATTAAGGAAGTAACATCATTGATGCTCACAATGCAGCATTACTTGTTTAGTATAAGTAGTTCCCTCCGCTATCATTACAGGAggaagcaaaaatatttttgaactttAGCAACTTTAAGGACTGAAAGACAAACTTATTGATTATGAGGATTTAGCAATTCATCACTGCTGCTCAGTGGTTTGTCTAAAGCAACTGCTTAAAGTAAAATACTGTCAAAAGAACAGCAACGTACGTTGTTCCAGCAATTCTTGTGCTAATATGGGTGATATTATCTGGGAACAGTTTAGCCAACCCAAAGTCTCCAATTTTTGGGTTGAAGTCTTTGTCAAGGAGTATATTGCTAGCTTTGATGTCTCTATGCACAATATGTGGAACCACTTCTTTGTGAAGGAAATCAAGACCCCTAGCAATACCCAAGCAAATAGCAGATCTTCTTCCCCAGTCTAGTTTAATATCTGTACTCCTTGAACCTGAAAGGGATAGCACATTATTGTACATTTCTGTCTTGCCATGATAGGAAATAACCAGAGTTCAGCTTTCACAATAAAATTTCTGTTCAAATTACCTAACAATGCACGATCAAGGCTGTTATTTTCTACATATTCATACACTAGAATCCGATTAGATCCTTGAGCACAGCACCCTATCAACTCAACAAGATTTGGATGCTTAACTTTTGATATAGTTTTGATTTCATTCAAAAATTCCTGCACGCCTTGATTTGATTGAGCAGAAAGTGTCTTCACAGCAACTTGTGTTCCACTTTTGAGGGTTCCCTAGCAACAATTTCAAGTAGAAAATAAGTCTTTATAAATGTAAATTGGTCAAAATGACGAGCGCATCTTCGATACAATGATACCAAAATATAGATAATATGTCTTGTCATTCAAGAATGATAACTGAGACAATTGAGTTAAATATTAGTTTAGGAAAGAAACTGGCAAAGAGAGTCCTAAAGATTGGTGTTTTAAGCTCTCTTCAACAAAATTAGAGCAAAATGAGCTTAAGTAAACACATGAGAGATATCAATAGGAGAATCTCAGAATATCTCAAGTAGCAGAATAGTTTTCCATCATACTTGCATGATAATTATGGAGGAGCATTACGTGGTTGACAAAAATCATAGTGTATTTGATGGCAACATAAGTATATAACTTCAAGCATAgtaagaatttgaatagattagGAAAGAAGCGGTGTAGATTGTTGCATGCTTCATGTTTTGCCACGATAAGTTTTGAAACAGACCATGACTTTTTCCTTTACTACTCCATTCAATGATTTGAGGTTGCAAGTTATGACAACAATGAATGAAAAAAGACCATGAAATTTAGATAGGAAacacattgcaaagaaaagaaagctaTGTGTTTCATTATTGAATGAATTCCAAAGGATAGTATAAGTTCGTCACtttcaacaaaatcaacaagctaattaatttgatatcatTGTTATAGCTAAACCATCTGAAAATTTCTGACCACCTTGTAGACAGTACCAAAACCTCCTCGTCCTATCTTATTGCTTGTATGGAAGTTATCTGTTGCTGATCTTAATTCCTTGTAGGACAAATGATTAATATCCTGAATAAGCAAATCACCTACCAACGACAAAAAGAGGAAGCATCATAAAGAAGTTGCAAGGAGAAAATCACAGTTTAATGATACATGAGaaaggattattattatttgttttttttttttttggggggggggggggtatcAATTTGAATTATGGTTAAATTATTACAATTGATTGATTGACAGctagaatttgaaagaaaaaaagcactAAGATAGTGCTGGCAAAGTGCGATCTAGATTAAATAATCTGTAACATATATAACTGCAGAAAAAATGGCCTTTATGGTATCTGTATTAGATTGAAGATGAACCACAAAGTTATAATACAGGTCATGCATTTGTTGCATTAGAATATATGCCATGTGCACTGGCACTGCAACAATACATGAGAGAGTTTTATATTCTGTCTGCATGTATTGTAGCTTAAAAATCTGACTTGTCTGACACAATGTCTAAAACCCAGAATTTATTGTAGCTTAAGAATCTGACTTGTCTGACACGGTGTCTAAATCCCAGAACAGCCAAAGAATCTAGCAGAAGCCAGCACATTTGTTCAAGTCACAAATGACAGCCCCACAAGCATCAATGATAGTCATTAATCTTGCCCAAAAACAATTCAGCAAAATCTACATGTTAGACGAGTAGATTACACGCTTAGGCTCTGAAAATCTGGGCTAATAATACCATCCCTCCCCAAAACTGGCACTTAATGCAATTGAGTAAAATCTACATGTTAGATTTTCCAACCTTACTAGCATCAGGTTATGCACTTATGGGAAATCTGAGCTATAATAGTATTATTCTTGCTAAAAAATTGCCAGCAAAGATTGTGACAGTACTGAAAGAGCAGAAAGATAACAGTTCACCATGATTGAAACTCTAATGCATGAGTTAGTTCCTTTTCGATCGACGACTaatgtaatgaaaaaaacatgcaaCTCTCACAAAACAAACATAACAGGATATAGATTTGAATttgcatcttcttctttagtAGTTCATAAATATATCTTGTTAAATAATTGACAAAATTCTCACCATTTATACCATGAAGAGTCCCAGCAGCAGGCCCTTTTTTTCTATCTACCCTTGGTCCTCCAAAACAGCTACACCTCATATCCGCGCGCCGCAATTTATGACCTCTATCTTCTACATCACACAGTTATCAACCTTCCAAGATTAAAAAGGTGACTCCTTACTGAAATCCTTGATTTTGCAATAAAATGCTTAAACT
It contains:
- the LOC18102994 gene encoding clathrin light chain 2, which encodes MAAFDAFEDIQPSNHTPFDEVDDESYSNFSSYSTAAAAPGEFSGGGVSVDHVSASPDVFGFGSNADPGYPHQSPFGSVHVENGNGSNGYNGADDGFFVSDGPILPPPTEMEPEEGFALREWRRQNAMHLEEKEKREKDMRKQIIEEGEEYIRGFYEKRKLNIETNIATNREREKLYFANQEKFHKEADKQYWKAIAELIPREVPNIEKKRGKKDKDQDKMPSITVIQGPKPGKPTDLSRLRHLLVKLKHTPPPHMIPPPPPLKDAKDGKEGKDATAGATVSGTKGEAAPVAKEATANGSSNTPKEDVAAANAQPVAEPESTPAA
- the LOC18102995 gene encoding cold-responsive protein kinase 1 isoform X2, whose product is MGTLKSGTQVAVKTLSAQSNQGVQEFLNEIKTISKVKHPNLVELIGCCAQGSNRILVYEYVENNSLDRALLGSRSTDIKLDWGRRSAICLGIARGLDFLHKEVVPHIVHRDIKASNILLDKDFNPKIGDFGLAKLFPDNITHISTRIAGTTGYLAPEYALGGQLTMKADVYSFGVLILEIVSGRSSAKPSWGGTQKLLLEWAWQLHEEGKHLELVDPEMGEFPEEEVIRYIKVAFFCTQSAANRRPIMTQVVDMLSRQIQLNDKELTAPGFFQDSDSPSGGPSSMKGSYADSTCFQMSSVPVRITEVTPR
- the LOC18102995 gene encoding putative serine/threonine-protein kinase isoform X1; translation: MRCSCFGGPRVDRKKGPAAGTLHGINGDLLIQDINHLSYKELRSATDNFHTSNKIGRGGFGTVYKGTLKSGTQVAVKTLSAQSNQGVQEFLNEIKTISKVKHPNLVELIGCCAQGSNRILVYEYVENNSLDRALLGSRSTDIKLDWGRRSAICLGIARGLDFLHKEVVPHIVHRDIKASNILLDKDFNPKIGDFGLAKLFPDNITHISTRIAGTTGYLAPEYALGGQLTMKADVYSFGVLILEIVSGRSSAKPSWGGTQKLLLEWAWQLHEEGKHLELVDPEMGEFPEEEVIRYIKVAFFCTQSAANRRPIMTQVVDMLSRQIQLNDKELTAPGFFQDSDSPSGGPSSMKGSYADSTCFQMSSVPVRITEVTPR